The window TCGGCGTAGGGGCCGACTGCGTAGGGCGGGTAGTGGAAAGTGAGGCCGGAACTCTTGCCCGCTTCGGTTGATGGCGCGAGCGTCACCGCACCGATCTTGAGCAGGCTCGGTGCGAGCTCCTTAAACCATTCGTCGGTCGCGGTCTCGCCGGCGCCGCGCTTCTTCTTCTCGATTTTCAGTGAGGCGATCACCGCCTTCACCATCGCCTTCATGGCCGGGCCGCTGTCGGCGGTTTCGGTGAAGAACGGGCGGATGGAGATGCGCTTGTTCTCGGCCTTGTCCCACAGGACCGTGTTCACGTCGGAATTGGGATGTGCGCCGTGGGTGTCCATGTAGTCGTTGCGGAGAATGCTGACATAGCGGTCGGCGACGACGGAGCGGACCGCATATTTGCGTTCAAAGTCCCAGCCGCCATCCCTGAAGAACTGCGGATCCTCTTTGCGCGCGGCGGCGGCTTCTGCCGCGTTCTTGTCGATCCACTTCCTGCCTTCAGTCAGGCAGTCGGCCGTTAGCGTCGCATCGACCTTGACCTTGTCGTCGAGGAAAACGCGGGCCTCGATGCTCTTGGTCTTGATGACGGCGTCGGGCTTGGGGTCGGCGGCATGGGCGGTCGCCAACAATGCGCTGCAAGCTGCGACCACAGCTAGCGCGCGCATGATGCTGGCGCGGAAAATATCACGCACTGTCCTTCCGAAGATCGATGGCGACCTATTCCGCCGCCTCGCTATGCCCGAGCCGGGCGTTCAGCTTGCGGATCAGCTCCTCGGCCGCGTCCGCGATCACCGTGCCCGGCGGGAAGATGGCTTCGGCGCCGGCCGCGTAGAGCGCGTCGTAATCCTGTGGCGGCACCACGCCGCCGACGATGATCATGATGTCGTCGCGGCCCTGCTTCTTCAGCGCGGCTTTCAGCTCCGGCACGGCAGTGAGATGGGCGGCCGCAAGCGAGGAAACGCCGAGGATGTGGACATCGTTCTCGACCGCCTGGCGCGCGGCTTCGTCGGCGGTTGCGAACAGCGGCCCGATGTCGACGTCGAAGCCGATATCGGCGAAGGCCGACGCGATCACCTTCTGGCCGCGGTCGTGACCGTCCTGACCGATTTTTGCGACCAGGATGCGCGGGCGGCGGCCCTCGGCTTCCTCGAAGGCGTCGATGAGCGCCTGAACCTTCTCGACCCGGTTACCCATGCTGGACGCCTCCCGCTTGTAGACGCCGGTGATGGATTTGATCTCGGCGCGGTGCCGGCCGAACACTTTTTCCATCGCGTTCGAGATCTCGCCGACGGTTGCCTTCGCGCGCGCGGCATCAATGGCGAGCGCGAGCAGATTGCCGTTGCCTTCGCCGGCCGAGCGCGTCAGCGCGGCGAGCGCGGCCTCGACGTCCTTCTGGTTGCGTTCGGATTTCAGCCGCGTCAGCTTGTCGATCTGGAGGCGGCGGACATTGCTATTGTCGACCTTGAGGATATCGATCGGAGCTTCGTCGGTCGGCTTGTATTTGTTGACGCCGATCACCGCCTGCTTGCCGGCGTCGATGCGGGCCTGGGTCTTGGCCGAGGCTTCCTCGATGCGCAGCTTCGGTACGCCGGCCTCGATCGCCTTGGCCATGCCGCCGAGCTCCTCGACCTCCTGGATGTGGCCCCAGGCCTTGGCGGCGAGGTCGCGGGTGAGACGCTCGACATAATACGAGCCGCCCCAGGGATCGATGATGCGGGTGGTGCCGCTCTCTTGCTGCAGGAAGAGCTGCGTGTTGCGGGCAATGCGCGCCGAAAAGTCGGTCGGCAAAGCGAGCGCCTCGTCGAGCGCGTTGGTGTGCAGCGACTGGGTATGGCCCTGCGTCGCCGCCATCGCTTCCACCGTCGTGCGCATCACGTTGTTGAAGACGTCCTGCGCGGTCAGCGACCAGCCGGATGTCTGGCAATGCGTGCGCAGTGACAGCGAGCGTGGATCCCTGGGATTGAAAGGCTTGAGCAGCTTCGCCCAGAGCAGCCGCGCGGCGCGCATCTTGGCCACTTCCATGAAGAAGTTCATCCCGGTCGCCCAGAAGAACGACAACCGCGGCGCGAAGCGGTCGACATCGAGGCCCGCCGCAAGGCCGGCGCGAAGATATTCGACGCCGTCGGCCAGCGTATAGGCGAGTTCGAGGTCCTGCGTCGCCCCGGCCTCCTGCATGTGATAGCCGGAGATCGAGATCGAATTGTATTTCGGCATTTTTTGCGAGGTATACGCAAAAATCTCCGAGATGATCCGCATCGAGGGCGCAGGCGGATAGATATAGGTGTTGCGCACCATGAACTCTTTCAGAATGTCGTTCTGAATGGTGCCTGAGAGCTTCTCCGGCGGCACACCCTGTTCCTCGGCGGCAGCAACGTAGAGCGCGAGGATCGGCAGCACTGCGCCGTTCATGGTCATGGACACGCTCATCTGGTCGAGCGGAATGCCCGCGAACAGCGTGCGCATGTCGTAGATGGAATCGATGGCAACGCCAGCCATGCCGACGTCGCCGCCGACGCGCGGATGGTCGCTGTCATAGCCGCGATGGGTGGCGAGATCGAACGCGACCGAGAGGCCCTTCTGTCCGGCCGCGAGATTACGGCGGTAGAACGCGTTGGAGTCCTCCGCCGTGGAGAAGCCGGCATATTGCCGCACAGTCCAGGGCTGGTTGACATACATGGTCGGGTAGGGGCCGCGCAGATAAGGCGCGATGCCCGGATAGGTCTCGAGGAAGTCGAGCCCGGCCAGGTCGGCTTCACCATAGGCGGGCTTCACCAGAATACCCTCGGGCGTCAGCCACGGCTCGGCGCTGCCTGATGGCGCGGCGCTCGTGGTGCGCTCGAAGGCGATGTCTGCGAAATCAGGAATGCGGCTCATGGTTTCAACCATATCATGGACGCTCAATCATGGTCCGGATGCTGATGGCTGACGATGGTCGCCATCTTCTCCGGTCCGTAATTCTGCTGCGTGGTCTGGCTTGGTAGATTGGCGATCCCGACCACCCAGCCGAGACGGGACTCGGTGCCGAACTGCCGTGTCGGCACCACGTGGTCAGGACGGTCGAACGCGCCGGTCATGATCTCGATCCGGTCGCCGTCGATGCGGCCAAAGCTCAGCGGCGTGCCGCAAGCGGCGCAATAGCCGCGCTCGGCGATGGACGAGGAGCGGAAGAACGACGGCTTGCCCTTGGTCCAGGCAAAGTCCGTCTTGTTGATGTCGGCAAAAGAGGCGAACGGCGCGCCGCTGGCCTTCTGGCACATCCGGCAGTGGCAGATCGAAACCCTGTTCGGCGCCGTCATGACTCCAAAGCGCACTGCCCCGCATTGGCAGCCGCCGGTGAGAACGGGTTTGCCTGCTTCCGTCATGGCTGCTCCATCCGTCGATAGGTGTCTTGCAGCGTGGCAAGCGCATCGGCACCGGCAAAGACGAAGCCGGTGACGCCGGCTGCACGCAGCGCCGCCTCGGCATCGGTCGGGCGGCCTGCCAGATAGATAAGTCGGGCGCCGGCGGTTTGCAGGGCCTGCGCCGCGGCTTCGGCGTGTTCCGCATAGACCTTGTCGCTGGAACAAAGACAGGCGAGCCCGGCGCCGGAGGCCTTGAAGGCTGCGGCTAACTGGGCCGGATCGGCGAAGCCCGCGCTGTCGACGGCCTGGATGCCGCCGGTCTCGAACAGGCTTTTGGCAAAGGTCGCGCGCGCCGTGAAATCGGCGGGCGTGCCGAGATTGGCCAAAAACACTTTCGGTCGCGCCCCGTGTGCCTTCAACGCCGCATCGGATTTGTCGCGCAGCGCCTCGAACGGTTCTGCAAGCCGGATCGGCGGCAGCGCGTGGAACTTGTATTTTTGCTCGCCATAAGGCGGCAGCGCGATCGGCGTCGCCTTCAGCACCGCAGTCTCGTTCTCGTGGAGGTTCGGAAACTCGGTGGCGCCGGTCAGCACGTCGCGGCGTTTTGCGATATTGGCGTCGCGGGCTTTTCGCGCGGCCACGACCTTGCTCTGGAACAGGCCCTGCTGAAGCGCAGCGAAGGCGCCGCCGGCTTTCTCGCTCTCCTGGAACAGCGCCCAGGCCGCCTCGCAGAGCTGGCCCGTCAACGTCTCGATGCCCCCTGCGCCTGCCGCGGGATCGCTGACCTTGGCGAGATTGCTCTCTTCCAGCAGCACGAGCTGCGTATTGCGCGCCACGCGCCGCGCGAACGGATCGGGCAGGCCGAGCGCCAGCGTATGCGGCAGCACGGTGATCGCGTTGGCGCCGGCGAGTCCGGCCGCAAACGTCGCCATGGTCGCGCGCAGCATGTTCACATAGGGATCGCGCTGCGTCAGCATGCGCCAGGCGGTATCGGCGGCGATGAACAGCGGTTTTGGCGTGAGCCCGCACGCCGTCTCGATACGCGCCCACAGCAGCCGCAAGGCGCGGAATTTTGCCATGGTGAGGAACTGATCTGCGTCCGCGGCAAGCCGCGCATAGACCATGCCCCGCGTCTGCTCCAGCGGAACGCCCGCGCCCTCGATCGCGCGCAAATAGGCGATGCCGCAGGCGAGCGCGAAGGCGAGCTCCTGCACCTCCGAGCCACCGGCATCGTGGATCACGCGTCCGTCGGCTGATGCGAACGGTCCCTTGAAGCCGAGCGCGGCGAGGCCCTTGATGCCGCCGGTGACGGCCGGAACGATCTCGTCCCAGGTATAAGGGCTATGGCCCCACACCGCGCCGGCCGCGAGCGGATCGAGTCCGAAGCGGATGTCGCAGGCCGCGGGATCGATGCCGTTGCTCTTCACATATTCCGCGACGTGGATCGCCGCCATCCGCGATTGCGGACCGATCTCGAGCTCGAGGCCGATGCCCGCATCGAGATGGACGTCCTTCAAGATCTTTGCGACTGCGTCCGCGGTCGGTTCCAGACCGAAACCGTGAGCGGCATTAGCGCCGGCGAACACCAGCGCAAGCCCTGTCGCGCCATTTTCGAGATCGGTCAGTGCCTGCGCATTCGCCGCATTTGCATCGGGATGGTCGATCCGCTGCATGATCTGCCAGGGCGCCGCCGCTGGCCGACCCACCACGGGCGCAACGCCTTTGGCGCGCGGATAGAGCGGATCGATCCTGATTCCGTCATAGGTCTTGGCGACCAGCTTCTCGAATGGCGCGCCCTTCAGCACGCCATCGACCAGCTTGCGCCAGTCGTCGACGGTCGCCTTGGGAAAATCCGCCGCCAGCGGCAGGTCGTCAGTCGCGGAGGTCATGCGGCGAAGGGCTCCCGAAAATCTTGTTGTTCGCAGGCGAAATTGCCACGGCCGGCCGTCCCTGCAAACGGTTGTTTTTGGTTAACCGGTATCCGGAAGCCGCTCAATGCCTTGTGTCGAGACGCTGGCGAGACCGTCACGGATACGAATGCCTGCGATCACCCGGTCGGGCGCGATCTCGGCCAGCGGCACCAGCACAAAGGCGCGCTCGAACAGGCGCGGATGCGGCAGGGTCAGGTCGGGCTTCTGCA of the Bradyrhizobium sp. WSM1417 genome contains:
- a CDS encoding RsiV family protein: MRALAVVAACSALLATAHAADPKPDAVIKTKSIEARVFLDDKVKVDATLTADCLTEGRKWIDKNAAEAAAARKEDPQFFRDGGWDFERKYAVRSVVADRYVSILRNDYMDTHGAHPNSDVNTVLWDKAENKRISIRPFFTETADSGPAMKAMVKAVIASLKIEKKKRGAGETATDEWFKELAPSLLKIGAVTLAPSTEAGKSSGLTFHYPPYAVGPYAEGEYVAFVPWEMLKPYFTAEGTRIFGGARPKSDADEPQ
- the scpA gene encoding methylmalonyl-CoA mutase, producing the protein MSRIPDFADIAFERTTSAAPSGSAEPWLTPEGILVKPAYGEADLAGLDFLETYPGIAPYLRGPYPTMYVNQPWTVRQYAGFSTAEDSNAFYRRNLAAGQKGLSVAFDLATHRGYDSDHPRVGGDVGMAGVAIDSIYDMRTLFAGIPLDQMSVSMTMNGAVLPILALYVAAAEEQGVPPEKLSGTIQNDILKEFMVRNTYIYPPAPSMRIISEIFAYTSQKMPKYNSISISGYHMQEAGATQDLELAYTLADGVEYLRAGLAAGLDVDRFAPRLSFFWATGMNFFMEVAKMRAARLLWAKLLKPFNPRDPRSLSLRTHCQTSGWSLTAQDVFNNVMRTTVEAMAATQGHTQSLHTNALDEALALPTDFSARIARNTQLFLQQESGTTRIIDPWGGSYYVERLTRDLAAKAWGHIQEVEELGGMAKAIEAGVPKLRIEEASAKTQARIDAGKQAVIGVNKYKPTDEAPIDILKVDNSNVRRLQIDKLTRLKSERNQKDVEAALAALTRSAGEGNGNLLALAIDAARAKATVGEISNAMEKVFGRHRAEIKSITGVYKREASSMGNRVEKVQALIDAFEEAEGRRPRILVAKIGQDGHDRGQKVIASAFADIGFDVDIGPLFATADEAARQAVENDVHILGVSSLAAAHLTAVPELKAALKKQGRDDIMIIVGGVVPPQDYDALYAAGAEAIFPPGTVIADAAEELIRKLNARLGHSEAAE
- a CDS encoding GFA family protein; the encoded protein is MTEAGKPVLTGGCQCGAVRFGVMTAPNRVSICHCRMCQKASGAPFASFADINKTDFAWTKGKPSFFRSSSIAERGYCAACGTPLSFGRIDGDRIEIMTGAFDRPDHVVPTRQFGTESRLGWVVGIANLPSQTTQQNYGPEKMATIVSHQHPDHD
- a CDS encoding methylmalonyl-CoA mutase family protein → MTSATDDLPLAADFPKATVDDWRKLVDGVLKGAPFEKLVAKTYDGIRIDPLYPRAKGVAPVVGRPAAAPWQIMQRIDHPDANAANAQALTDLENGATGLALVFAGANAAHGFGLEPTADAVAKILKDVHLDAGIGLELEIGPQSRMAAIHVAEYVKSNGIDPAACDIRFGLDPLAAGAVWGHSPYTWDEIVPAVTGGIKGLAALGFKGPFASADGRVIHDAGGSEVQELAFALACGIAYLRAIEGAGVPLEQTRGMVYARLAADADQFLTMAKFRALRLLWARIETACGLTPKPLFIAADTAWRMLTQRDPYVNMLRATMATFAAGLAGANAITVLPHTLALGLPDPFARRVARNTQLVLLEESNLAKVSDPAAGAGGIETLTGQLCEAAWALFQESEKAGGAFAALQQGLFQSKVVAARKARDANIAKRRDVLTGATEFPNLHENETAVLKATPIALPPYGEQKYKFHALPPIRLAEPFEALRDKSDAALKAHGARPKVFLANLGTPADFTARATFAKSLFETGGIQAVDSAGFADPAQLAAAFKASGAGLACLCSSDKVYAEHAEAAAQALQTAGARLIYLAGRPTDAEAALRAAGVTGFVFAGADALATLQDTYRRMEQP